DNA sequence from the Nicotiana tomentosiformis chromosome 3, ASM39032v3, whole genome shotgun sequence genome:
tgaaatgctcctggaccacccgatactccaTCCAAAAACAcgttcaagtccaaaatcattatacaaacctaTTGTAATCTTCAAGTCCCaattccaaggtcatttactcaaaacgtcaaaccttagtcaactcttccaacttaaagcttccgaattgggaattttccttctgaatcaactccgaacttcccgaaattcaattccaactatgcgtacaagtcataaaacatgaagtgaagatactcaaggcctcaaactatcGAACGACGCACTAGATATCAAAGCGATCGGTCAGGCGTTACAGTAATGCTACTGGTACGCTAACCCTCCCCGGCTTGAGTTGTCCGTTAGAGTAAGCTAGTCTAGATACCTTATCCACCAGGAATTAAACTTAGAAAAACAAAATCTCATGCaggatatccctagtaggttcgctttatttacattatgtgcatttgacttagtgGGGCTCGGCACAGGGGTCGAGTTCTATTTAGGACAGGTAGCTTGTCGAGACCATTAtgttcatgttatgtgctacctCTTATATAATTTAagaggcttgcatgttgaccgtaTTTAAGGTAGATCAGTTGAATGAACAGAGAACATGCTCCCGATTTTTGTACAAatgtaaaaacaaaaaaaaatagaaaacaacgTGGTCTAGTGCGTATGGCgctaaagattaattttcataaaaatcaaaaagaGAAAACTTGGTCGATCTTATCGAACTATGCAGGTCTGATTCCCACTACCCGGTGAGATACGTATGCAACTTCCATCGGGTTCGACCCACAATTTTCTATAAAAAAAAGCATCAGAATTTGATTGTTTGCGGTAGTCTCATTTTTGCAAAGTAGCAAAGATCATACCATTCTTTCCATGATTCTGGGAGATATTTTTCGAGCTTTGACACGCTGCCAAGAGGGTGAAAATTACTTCAAAGGATGCAACATTTTGTTGCAGATGTGGTTCATAGAGCACCTTTATTATCACCCTATAGTAGTAAATTTCAGTGATCATTGGCAAAATTACATTGGATGTCTGGGGTCGCGAGTTGTAATCTTCCAAAGGGGGTGAAGGCCTGGCGGACATTATTTGGTTCATTGACTGCTGATGGAatcacttggaataattattgGTTCCCTTCTGCGTCGTGCATATGTCGACGTATCGCCCGCTTTTATACTCATGGGCTTTAGAGGTTTCCAGCCCTACGCTCCCCTACATGTCATGCGCCAATTAGGGAGAGATCAAAAGAGGCCCCACGTTGAGGGCATGCGTCCGTTTGTGTGGGAATTCAAGCGAAATGAACTTCCAAGGGAGTCATATACAAAAAGGTTTGGTTCAGATAGTCGATTTTCCAACTTAGACGAGATGGTAGTCGATCGCTGATCGTGAATGTGGGAAGGTAAGCCTCGCGTACCTTGAGTGGTTTCACAATCAGGTTATCCTAGAGTAAAGGCCAAAAAAACTCCATACAAAATTCATTTGATTGAAAGGAGTAGATTGAGACCAGCGTTAGAGAAACCAGAAGGGAAGTGGCCCAAGAGTACCAATCCTATATTGACATTTTACAAGAAGATAAAAGCATTCTGGAGACAGACATGGACATACAACATGATGATTTCAAGCGGGAAAAGGCTCAGTGGGCACAAGAGAGGAAAGCACTCAAAGctcaaattagacagaaaaaagtGATCACGGTAGCTCAACAGCAAGAACAAAGAGAAGCCCAATTCAAGGTGGTCTGTGATCATGAGCAAAGAGGTTTTTCTCCATTAATCCAAGGTCTAATGGATAATATAGGGAGAGTTGATTCAAGTAAGGAGCGCCAGATCACCGAGTTTGAAATAGAAAGGCGTCACTACCAAAAGGTGATTGATAGGTTAGAGGGGGAGTCACTAGAAGTTCGGTGCCAAAGATATATGGCCTTGGAGCGCGAGCATATTGCGCTGGATCTAACCGAAACCCATGGTCAAATTTGGCTCAGGAGCACATTAAGGGAAAGATCCTCGAGGTAGCCACATATACCTCCCGAGCATGCAGGAGTTGCCAGGGAATGATGCCTGAACGGTTTCCAGAAGTATCATTGAATGCCGCTCGTCACATATCTGCAAACTTAGAGAGAATATACTACGATATTGGGGGTCAGCCGTAGGAATAAGTGCCTTGACTACAGTGATGCCGGTGGATTCTCCTGCAAAAATCAGAGTCTTCCTTTTAGTTGGCAGTCCACTTTGATTGTTCTTTTGTTGTATTTGAGTCTATAAgggtattttggtattttgagtcttgttgtttttccttttttcttaaaAAGTCTATTTGAGTCGAATCTAGTCTTGTTTAAATGTTTGTCTTTatgtattttttgttttttagtcTTGTAtcaaaaaaatgaaaatcaatgaaaaaagatttttgtttttgtaaatatttaaaaaaaagaaaaaaaaaatcgggcatgtccctgaactacgtaaagatctgattcatgtggcgacatgatacgtaggcaaccccaaaaaggttcgatcaaaatattctTCAATGACTCTTaaatgagggatcaaaatgaggcgagtgaaaagaaaagcaaaaaaaagACAGAAGAAAACAAGAGCGTAAATAAGCAGCAACCTTATAAActggaatgaaacatgaagccttccaAAAGCATATTAGAGGCGGTGATAATGATAGGAGCATGGCatattacgtgtgattcatatctgCAAAATGCTTAATCCTAACAAATTTGTTGTCTCTCatatagtaagcttaaggtggttggtttgtggtaaaACTGGAAACACATCATTATATCACCAGATCTAAGAGAAAGGTAGCAATGGCTAACAATGATGAAATCGAGTTGGTCAGTAACAACCCCCACGGCCAATCAGTTGAGCAAGAGTCTGAGGAAGTAAGAAGATTGAAACAATAACTATCTGACGTGTATCAGGCTTGGGTCTCCCGTCAGCCTCTGCCTCaaggtccctcagagggaacttccactgTACCCCTAACTACTTGATAAAAGTGGAATTTTACCACTTAAacctttttacttttgttttagtccgaaagtgttgatttatgttcccaaaaaCTAATAAAAgtatgcaaattgcaggaatgttggataTGTGGGCTCAAATgaagaaatccaactcaaaaaagaGTGTTCCGACTCACAAGGCAAGAGGGGGTGCAGAAAACTAGAAGTGCGGTCTGCAAAAGtatttctacggccgcagaagCAAGTGTGGATCGCAGAATTCTCTCTGAGGCCGCAAATTTGATGTAGAAGCCCAGAAGTAATTGaagcagaagtgcggaccgcacacaataTGTGCGGACGCAGAACATGGTTGCACTAACAATAATTCAAAAGGTTCAGAGAGTGCAAAATGGCCAAGACTGAAGCCTTGCCTGAAGGGTGGatagcacatgaattgtgcggtcaCAAAAGCTAAATTGCAGCCGTAGATCAAATTGTGCGGCTGGAGAATCCATCCCCTTGTAGACTCAAGCAATTTGCGGACCatacatgaaattgtgcggccgtagaacctcccgaggggcatttttgttagCGAATTTTgagccactataaatagatgggAATTACATTTTAGGTCAAGTTATGAAATTTTCTCAATTGTAGCCATTGTAGTTTACCATTTTAGGAAATGTGTGATCATTTTGGGATAAAAACATCATtgtttataatttaattttatattatggctttaattagtgtttcttctttgttttcttcattttctactaTGAGTATCTGGACATTtattagggttgtgacccaaccctagggtgtaaaccttatgggtatttaatatgcttgtttatgattgggtgtttgttatttagccttgttcatgctttaattttagaattaatgattgcaaacattgattcatgcctttttgacttggtctttacttgagaaagagggacttagtcttagaaaacttggctaacaagaaattgggttggttaaggatttgactagcctaattaaagggtttgaactagagttagggaaaatccgacttgagctcatatcaactatttaccttgatacccatttgggcttgaaaaagtcaaattgggcaaaatcactctatgaccgagaggtattgagtgggtaacttagagttgagagctacaATACACCTCAATCAATAAAacaagtgttaatataattaactcattaggcgaacacctaggcgaaggttacatccctaggctttttacctatttgaaaacaaccaaaaacaattAGTCAATCTAGTTTCATTTCTCCAATTGAGCATTGATAATGTAGTTTATAGAAGTAATTTTCAAACCCAACATGATTGGAAGTGTATTTAAGTTGTTCGTCTTCACGCATCAAGTATACACTCTAACACCCATTGTTAGCTCCCTAAGGaagtcgaccccgactcatagttgggtactattcttccaatgaCCTTTTTCACTCATTGTTGAGTGTGGATTTTGACTGGATCACTACTCAACCACTGCTCCCTGCAACGAGCGATCAtattctaccaccagggtatgttcCAAACTACAGCTTCTCTGCTTCCCcgggtacctctaatgtgcgacctccaacagcaccggtcaggaacacccCTCTCATCGTGTCTGGCATGTCAGTATATACAATCCTACCACCACGTCTTATGATGAGGAAAAAAAATGAGCCAACATCTCAAGATTATGATGGCCAAtgctactctccaaatatggcttttaGGGTCTCGACTCCATATAACCGGACTCCTCaatacgagtcaccagtggaaattAAAAAGGCTGCCAAGACGGGTGAGCTAGATGAGATGGCCAGAAAAATGAAAAATCTCGAGcaaaacataaagaacatacaaggactaggtggtcaTAAAAGTATTTCATTCAGTGATCTATggatgttccctcacatccatttaccaccagggttcaagacccctaaatttgagaaatatgatggacacggagactctatcgcccacttgaaaatgtactgcaaccagctgaggggtgcaggaGGGAAAGAAGAGttgttgatggcttattttggggataTTATGgtgggggtagcctctgaatggttcattgaccaagatatctcccACTGGCATGTTTAGAATGACATGGCCCaggccttcgtcaaacaatttcagTATAACTTTTAATTTTGTGACATATCAAAATTCCTTGTCTAGTATGAAGAAAAAGCCAACTGAAAGCTTTAGAGAGTATGCCATCAAGTTgagggagcaagcagctagagttaagccacccatggataaccacgagttgatcactataTTTTTGGAGGCTCAAGATCCTGATTACATCCAAAACATGATGTCtacaatgggtagaccttttgcagaAGCGATCAAGATAGGGGAAATGGtcaaaaatggcctcaagaccAGCAGAATTGTAAGTCAGGCTACCTTCAAAGCTACCACCCAAgcaatccaaaatgggtcgggtaGTTtcgcaaatagaaagaagagagatgaagggtccatgatgacttcaggGTCCAgagaagttcaaagaggggcatcacACCCTTATAtgcaagttcagcaggggcagtccagctaccctcaacattactatcccccaCCAAGTCCTCAATACTCTATGGGCACACCATAGTATATAGTGTTAATGCCTAATCTTATGCTTGGCCTCCCAATAAACAAGTACGGGCACAAGCTCCAAGGATCCCCCGACCTCAGTAGCAAAATTTTTGGacaccctacaatgctcgtcccaggcaggattatggtcgagagcagaggccggtggaaaaattCACTCCATTGGCTGAATAAAACTCTAGTCtattccagaagttgaagcagatgggcgtgattggacccattTTAGACAGgaatcacatttttaggtcaagttacAAAGTTTTCTCAGCTGTAGCCGTTGTAGTTTACCATCTGAGGATATGTGTGATCATTTTGGGATAAAAACATCAttgtttatcattttaattttatattatggctttaattagtatttcttctttgttttcttcattttctactaTGAGTATCTAGACATTTATTAGGGTTGTGATCTAACCCTAGGGTGTAAACCTTATGGGCATTTTAtatgcttatttatgattgggtgtttgttatttagccttgttcatgctttaattttagaattaatggttgcaaacattgattcatgcctttttgacttggtctttacttgacaAAGAGGGACCTAATcttggaaaacttggctaacaagaaattgggctggttaaggatttgactagcctaattaaagggtttgaactagagatagggaaaatCCGACTTGAACTCATATCAACGatttagcttgatacccatttggtcttgagaaagccaaattgagcaAAATTACTCTATGATCGAGAGTTATTGAGTAGGTaccttagagttgagagctataatataccccaatcAATAAAATAAGTGTTAATGTAATTAACACATTCGGCGAACACCTAGGTAAAGGTTACATCCCCAGGCTTTCTAAATatttgaaaacaaccaaaaataattagTCAATCTCTAGTTTTATTTCTCTAATTGAGCATTGATAGTGTAGTTTGTAGAAGTAATCTGCAAAACCAAGGTGATTGGAAGTGTATTTAAGTTGTTTCGTCTTCACGCATCAAGCATATACTCTAACACCCATTGTTAGCTCCCTGAGAAAATTGACCCCAACTCATAGTTGGGTATTATTCTTCCAACGAACTCTTCCACTCAttgttgagtgtggattgggagtGGATCAATTGGTGGCAttgttgccggggagttaaaacgggtttagctatatatttgagtgtgattttggaatatctttttcccttccgtgttactaatttTCTTAAGAAATTGTACGtacaaacatggaaaacaatgagctcggaaattTGACTTTGGGGGAATTAGACGGTGAGGAGGAACAAGTAGATGAGGTACCTCAAGTGCCACAAAGAAGAGGCTGGGGACCACAAAAACCCCACCTTCCAACCCCACCTCTACCATATCCACCACAAGCATCTCCACACCGGATATTACCCAAtgaaggttatgctagtgcaatagtcctcCCCCGTATTAGGGCAAACAACTTTCAAATCactaatgtgatgctcactttgcttgagcaacgagATTTCTTTaccggtgctccaactcaaaatgcttacaaaCATTTGATAGTCTTTGTGGATACATGTTGAGAgagcaagcaaactaatgtaTCTGAGGATGAATTGAGGCTGAGGATTTTTCCCTTCTCTATAcggggaaaagctttagattggttgaaaTGATTGTCGAACCATGCAATTCACACTTAGGATGAGTTGGCGGCCAAGTTCattgctaagtttttctctcCCGGGAACATGGATACACTTCGAGATGAGTTcttagcattcaaacaagagccGAATGAAACACTACACAAAATATGGGAGCGCTATAGAACAACGGTTaaagaatgtcccaacaacgatatgacaaaAAACATATTGCAACAAACCTTTTATCtcgggattaacacaaccaaacAATGTGTAGTTAATCAACTAGTCGGTGGAAACtttatgactatgccttatgtGGAGGCGTGTGAAATATTAGATTAGATGGAGGAAACATTGTCGGCTTGGCAATCCCGGGCCAATAtcccacaaggtgatccaaatatgaTCCACCTCcacaaagaattgcaagaccataagtaagccattgccgaattgaccacTATTATGACTCAACTAACAAAGGctcaactaaatcaagtgcaagcCCCTAAGCAAGTTCATGCTATGGAGGGAGTGAATGTTTTGGTGAAAAGTAAAAGGACTAAGGGTCCAAAAGTGCAAACTCgtggagaactatgtgcaagatGATGACGGTTTTGaccaagatgattcttacaatgagcaa
Encoded proteins:
- the LOC138908113 gene encoding uncharacterized protein, whose protein sequence is MAFRVSTPYNRTPQYESPVEIKKAAKTGELDEMARKMKNLEQNIKNIQGLGGHKSISFSDLWMFPHIHLPPGFKTPKFEKYDGHGDSIAHLKMYCNQLRGAGGKEELLMAYFGDIMVGVASEWFIDQDISHCMKKKPTESFREYAIKLREQAARVKPPMDNHELITIFLEAQDPDYIQNMMSTMGRPFAEAIKIGEMVKNGLKTSRIVSQATFKATTQAIQNGSGSFANRKKRDEGSMMTSGSREVQRGASHPYMQVQQGQSSYPQHYYPPPSPQYSMGTP